In Candidatus Contubernalis alkalaceticus, the following proteins share a genomic window:
- a CDS encoding helix-turn-helix domain-containing protein: MPGNRIREFRLERGLTLGQLAEMSGLSASYLSTIERGLKKPSVPALKQISEALNVSPALIIHSEEDKFTGEKLRFLREGRGISVEELAEISDLPAELIYKFESDEVEPDYEQLERLAEALNFTITYFVEKSYYKTSIGTRLKQIRESQGLTVAALADKVDVSVGLISQIESNYTIPSLDTLEKIANSLGTTLHYFLMEHEKVDNLLSSLGPDILELLSDHKVQSVLRSVSDYNSNELRYVLNYLQFFKRNRKILS, translated from the coding sequence ATGCCTGGAAACAGAATTAGAGAGTTTCGCCTGGAAAGGGGGCTGACTTTGGGACAGTTAGCAGAAATGTCTGGTTTGTCGGCTTCTTATTTAAGTACTATAGAACGTGGATTAAAAAAACCTTCGGTTCCAGCCCTAAAGCAGATCAGTGAAGCGCTGAATGTATCCCCAGCATTAATTATTCACAGCGAAGAGGACAAGTTTACCGGAGAAAAGCTTCGATTTTTAAGGGAGGGAAGGGGAATATCTGTAGAAGAACTGGCAGAGATTAGCGACCTTCCTGCAGAGTTGATATATAAGTTTGAATCTGATGAGGTAGAGCCGGACTATGAACAGTTAGAACGGCTGGCTGAAGCATTAAATTTTACCATTACCTATTTTGTAGAAAAAAGCTATTACAAGACCAGTATTGGCACACGCCTTAAACAGATTCGAGAATCCCAGGGGCTTACGGTAGCCGCTTTGGCAGATAAAGTTGATGTTTCTGTGGGGTTGATTAGTCAAATAGAAAGCAACTATACAATTCCTTCCCTGGACACCCTTGAAAAAATTGCTAACAGTCTAGGGACAACTCTTCATTATTTTTTAATGGAACACGAGAAAGTGGATAACCTTTTATCTTCATTAGGTCCAGATATCTTGGAACTGCTTAGTGACCATAAGGTCCAGTCGGTACTGCGTTCTGTCAGTGATTATAATTCCAATGAACTTCGTTATGTTCTAAATTATCTTCAGTTTTTCAAGAGAAACAGAAAAATCCTTTCTTAA